AGTCGCCGCTCACCCGCAGCATCGAGGAGCAGCTCGCCTGACGCGGCCGGGAGCGAGCCGCCCGTGCCGGCCGTTCCCTGTGCCCGGTCCCCTGCAACCTGTCGCAACCCCGCGCGGAGCCGTGACCACGAAGGAGGCGTACCAGGGCTGTCTCGCGGCCGCGCCGCTCCGGGACCGCCTCCCGTGAGCACGGAGACGCTGCACGCGTGCCTGCGCCGCTTCCCGGGCGCGGCGCTCGAGGTGTCGGCCGACGGCGTCGTGCGCGCATCCAACGGGCACCTCGACGCGCTGGTCGGCCGCGACCTGGCGGGCGTCGCCCTGGCGGAGGTGCTGGACTCCTCGTCGCAGGAGAAGTGGCGGCGGATCCTCACGGAGGCCGAGCGCGCGAGCCCGGCCTGCACCTGGGAGCTGGTGGTCGCCACGCCCGGCTCGCTCGAGCTCAGGACGTTCCTGGCGGTGTGGTCGGCGGCGGAGCCCGGGGCCACCCTCTGGCTGCTGGAGTACTCGCTCGATCCCAGGCTGGAGCTGCTCTACGGAGAGCTCTCGGAGCTGCACCGGGAACTGGTCGACTCGCAGCGGAAGCTCTCCCGGGAGCGGAACCGGCTGGCGCGCGCGCTGGAGAAGGCCGAAGCCGCCGTCCGCACCCGCGACGAGATCCTGGCCGTGGTCTCGCACGACCTGCGCAACCCGGTGAGCACCATCGGCCTGGCCGTGGAGCTCCTCGAGATGCCGCTCCCCGAGGCGACGAAGGCGGAGCAGATCGCCATCATCCGGCGCGCCGCCGCGGGGATGAACCGCCTGATCGGCGACCTGCTCGACGTGAGCGCCATCGAGGCGGGGCGCCTCACGGTGGAGCTGGAGCCGCTGCCGCTGGCGCCGGTGCTGGAGGAGGCGTGCCGGATGCTGGCGGGACAGGCGGCGGAGAAGCGCCTGCGCCTCGAGTGCCGCGCCGCGCCGGGGGTGCCGGACGTCCGCGGCGACCGGGACCGCCTCCTGCAGGTGCTCTCGAACCTGGTGGGCAACGCGATCAAGTTCACGCCCGAGGAGGGAACGGTCTCCGTGCGCGCCGCGCCCGGCGCGGGCGAGGCGGTCGTCTCGGTCCAGGACACCGGCCCCGGGATCCCCGAGGCCGACCTGCCCCTCGTCTTCGACCGGTTCTGGCACACCAGCCGGAGCCGGCGCGGGGGCGCGGGGCTCGGCCTGGCGATCGCCAGGGGGATCGTGGAGGCCCACGGCGGGCGGATCTGGGC
This sequence is a window from Longimicrobium sp.. Protein-coding genes within it:
- a CDS encoding HAMP domain-containing sensor histidine kinase; translated protein: MSTETLHACLRRFPGAALEVSADGVVRASNGHLDALVGRDLAGVALAEVLDSSSQEKWRRILTEAERASPACTWELVVATPGSLELRTFLAVWSAAEPGATLWLLEYSLDPRLELLYGELSELHRELVDSQRKLSRERNRLARALEKAEAAVRTRDEILAVVSHDLRNPVSTIGLAVELLEMPLPEATKAEQIAIIRRAAAGMNRLIGDLLDVSAIEAGRLTVELEPLPLAPVLEEACRMLAGQAAEKRLRLECRAAPGVPDVRGDRDRLLQVLSNLVGNAIKFTPEEGTVSVRAAPGAGEAVVSVQDTGPGIPEADLPLVFDRFWHTSRSRRGGAGLGLAIARGIVEAHGGRIWAESVPGQGATFSFALPAADAGRE